A single window of Fischerella sp. PCC 9605 DNA harbors:
- a CDS encoding CHASE2 domain-containing protein, which yields MRFNWKTLLRRVSPLWKSILIRRVIKAQWRYILITAPSVALCVIAGEMAGLFQLLEWQTLEQFYNLRPLEPREKRILIVAIDEKDISQVNKWPIPDGVLADLLIKLKAQKPAVIGLNIYRNLPVEPGHEKLVAVMKSTPNLIGVMKLAGKHVPPPPTLLQKDQVALVDLVEDTDGKVRRGLLSAGNNKGEIFLGLAARLSLIYLENKGISLKTLDHTGDALQLGKAVFTPLNGKEFNYQRADIGGYQILLNYRGFQDRFDIVTLGEVLNGSVDPELIRDRIVLIGTTAKSINDAFHVGYNKKALYSKNTLYSGVPMPGVVVHANLTSQMLSAAIDGRPLMRIWSYHAEWLWIVCWSFISSGLTWRLLYINSNRQQRFRGLLILGITFAISIILSTGYLAFLAGWWIPSFSPLLALIGSAIVTTNFYKQFQLARANRQLQEYSRTLEQRVKQRTKELEAAKIAADVANLAKSEFLANMSHELRTPLNGILGYAQILQRSPTLMKSELDGINIIHQCGSHLLTLINDILDLSKIESRKLELYKSDFHFPSFLTAVAEMCRIRAVQKGISFTYQADSQLPEGICADEKRLRQILINLLGNAIKFTENGEVTFKVEVIGTGDSLLGAGKESSQSPITRVRFQVEDTGVGMTPEQIKKIFLPFEQVCEKKKRTEGTGLGLAISSKLAELMGSKIQVKSTSGVGSKFWVDIDLLLTSNWVKTATVVQDKKIIGIKDKKPKVLIVDDQWENRAVVIQLLESIGFLCFEATNGKEALDKLVEIHPDLIFTDIKMPLMDGLEMIRAIRSSPLLQNLPIIASSASVFEVDRYRSLQAGANGFLAKPIQIDDLLKLSEKYLQLEWIYSETTNQEQISPHTASAVDKREFIPPPAAQLNRLLDFAMRGNIQGIEILLDELEKLDEKFLPFTTEIRQFADNFQIKNIREFIKSFQDEIP from the coding sequence ATACTGATTACAGCTCCTAGTGTGGCGCTTTGTGTGATTGCTGGGGAGATGGCTGGATTGTTCCAACTACTGGAGTGGCAAACCCTGGAGCAATTTTATAATCTGCGTCCCTTAGAACCACGCGAAAAGCGCATTCTCATCGTCGCGATTGATGAAAAAGACATCTCCCAAGTTAATAAGTGGCCGATTCCTGATGGTGTCTTAGCTGATTTGCTTATCAAGCTCAAAGCACAAAAACCAGCAGTCATTGGCTTAAATATTTATCGCAATTTGCCCGTAGAACCAGGTCATGAGAAATTAGTTGCGGTGATGAAGTCTACACCGAACTTAATTGGTGTCATGAAACTGGCGGGAAAACATGTGCCTCCACCTCCTACCCTGTTGCAAAAAGACCAAGTAGCTCTTGTAGATTTGGTTGAGGATACAGATGGCAAAGTACGACGGGGCTTGCTGTCTGCTGGTAATAACAAAGGTGAAATTTTTTTGGGATTAGCGGCCCGCTTGAGCTTGATTTATCTAGAAAATAAAGGCATTTCCTTAAAAACCCTAGATCACACTGGGGATGCTCTACAGTTGGGTAAAGCAGTATTTACACCCCTCAATGGCAAGGAATTTAATTATCAAAGAGCAGATATCGGAGGATATCAAATTTTACTCAACTACCGGGGCTTTCAGGATCGCTTTGATATCGTTACTTTGGGGGAAGTGTTAAATGGTTCTGTAGACCCGGAACTGATACGCGATCGCATAGTTTTGATTGGCACCACAGCCAAGAGCATCAATGATGCCTTTCACGTAGGCTACAACAAGAAAGCACTCTACAGCAAGAATACACTGTATAGTGGAGTACCGATGCCAGGGGTGGTGGTTCACGCCAATTTAACCAGCCAAATGTTAAGTGCAGCAATCGATGGACGGCCTCTGATGCGAATTTGGTCTTATCATGCAGAGTGGCTGTGGATCGTGTGCTGGTCTTTTATTAGTAGCGGTCTGACTTGGCGCTTGTTGTATATCAACTCCAACCGTCAGCAACGATTTCGAGGATTGCTGATTCTTGGGATAACATTTGCAATATCAATTATCTTAAGTACTGGCTATCTCGCATTTCTTGCCGGTTGGTGGATTCCTTCATTTTCGCCCTTGCTGGCTCTAATTGGCAGTGCAATTGTCACTACCAACTTTTATAAACAATTTCAACTAGCACGAGCCAACAGGCAACTACAAGAATATTCTCGCACTCTTGAGCAAAGAGTCAAGCAGCGCACCAAAGAATTAGAAGCAGCCAAAATCGCCGCTGATGTTGCAAACCTTGCCAAAAGCGAATTTCTCGCCAATATGAGTCATGAGTTGCGTACACCCCTCAACGGTATTCTCGGGTACGCACAAATCCTGCAACGTTCTCCAACTCTGATGAAATCTGAACTGGATGGCATTAACATCATTCATCAGTGTGGTTCCCACCTACTAACCCTAATCAACGATATTTTAGACCTGTCCAAAATCGAATCTCGCAAACTAGAACTATACAAAAGTGATTTTCATTTTCCTTCCTTCTTAACAGCAGTGGCGGAAATGTGTCGAATCCGTGCTGTTCAAAAAGGCATATCCTTTACTTACCAAGCCGATTCCCAGCTTCCGGAAGGAATTTGCGCTGACGAAAAACGTTTGCGGCAAATCTTAATTAATTTACTGGGTAATGCCATTAAGTTTACTGAGAATGGAGAAGTTACTTTCAAAGTAGAAGTAATAGGGACTGGGGACTCTTTATTGGGGGCTGGCAAAGAATCTTCCCAATCCCCAATTACTCGTGTGAGATTCCAAGTCGAAGATACCGGAGTGGGGATGACGCCGGAACAAATAAAAAAGATTTTTTTGCCTTTTGAACAGGTGTGCGAAAAAAAGAAAAGAACAGAAGGAACGGGTTTAGGCTTAGCAATTAGCAGCAAACTAGCTGAATTAATGGGAAGTAAAATCCAAGTCAAAAGTACTTCTGGCGTGGGCAGTAAATTTTGGGTAGATATAGACTTATTGCTGACTAGCAACTGGGTAAAAACAGCCACCGTTGTCCAAGATAAAAAGATAATTGGTATTAAAGACAAAAAGCCAAAGGTTCTCATTGTCGATGACCAATGGGAAAATCGTGCCGTTGTCATCCAACTACTCGAATCGATAGGGTTCTTATGCTTTGAAGCCACCAACGGTAAAGAGGCTTTAGATAAATTAGTGGAAATTCACCCAGACTTAATTTTCACTGATATTAAAATGCCACTGATGGATGGCTTGGAAATGATCCGTGCAATTAGGAGTTCACCATTACTGCAAAATCTGCCAATTATTGCTTCCTCTGCCAGTGTCTTTGAGGTTGACCGCTACAGAAGCTTGCAAGCTGGAGCGAATGGTTTTTTGGCCAAACCAATACAAATTGACGACCTGCTGAAGCTGAGCGAGAAATATTTACAACTGGAGTGGATTTATTCAGAAACCACTAACCAAGAGCAAATATCTCCCCATACTGCATCTGCTGTTGACAAGAGAGAATTCATACCCCCACCAGCAGCACAACTGAACAGACTGTTAGATTTTGCGATGAGAGGAAATATTCAAGGTATAGAGATATTATTAGATGAACTGGAGAAATTAGATGAAAAATTTCTACCGTTTACTACGGAAATTCGTCAATTTGCAGACAACTTTCAAATCAAGAATATTCGTGAATTTATTAAATCATTCCAGGATGAAATTCCATGA